The genomic window TACTGTATGTTCTGCGTAATGATGCTTCATAGCAAGAAAATGAAAGGGAGTAACAATATAATTACAAAGCCAGGCTTCTTTATTGAGACAGTGTATGTGTGCTGCATTGTGAGGATGGGTCAGGAGGGAAAATCAAGCTTCATGAAGTCCAGCCACGGTGAGTCACCTTGGATAGGAATGAAACAAGCAGCACTGTAACAGAGCTCAGGAGCACCTGTGCTTCCACAATCCAGAACTGTAAAAGAAAAggataaacacacactgtactaAAGAAACTTACAGCCCTAATGCACTGGTGGCTTTGATATTTACTACAATACAAATATATCCTTGCACTTCCGTGCTAAATCCTCCTCAATGCACAGTCAGATAAATCTCCAGATTTAAAGAATACAGAGCTGCCCTTATCTTGTGCCAGGGAGTCTTTCAGTGCGATGCTCTCTCGCCCTCCTGTCACCCCTCTGGTTTCACCCGGTTCACCTCCTagcaccttttttgttttttattttattggaaatgTTCTGTTGATTTGCATAAGAGTAGCTTTCCGatcctgtaaaatatatattaaatgaaagGTCAGAAATCCTTCTCTATTGTCAAAAAGAAATACTGCTGTTCTTAAATATTACCAGTCAGATAGCTTGTCCAATAGAATATGAATTAGAACACTGAATATTCATTCTAGAATGCTGAATGCCCTTCCGTGATTCTCTTGTGTACTCCGCTGACAGAATGATTTCATTTTCCAGGCTTCCATGAATGCGGGTGATTATAAGTGGCATGCAATAGATCAACAAATGGGAAGTATTGATAATGTGCAGTTCCATAAAGCATCAATATCCTATAGATCTGTATAGATGACTCGGAATGACCTTGGTATAATAAAACCTGTATTACCAGTCACCAGTACAAATCGGTGACCGGCTCTTCCCAGCCTGTGATAAAGCCTATCTGTATGGGATTGCATACCTTCCCATCGCAGTCAGCTATCACACATCACTGCCCTCTAATCAGAGTGCTATTGCTTAagcaaaagcattgcaaagtgtagtacagcacagtgcatgCATTGCAATCCTAGTAAAGCACCCTGCATATTTACCATGGCCAGCCTGTGCAGTGTTGCATCTAAGACTCTGTCTGCTTTAAACTGCCTTTACGTTGTACCTGGCATCTGTCAAATCAGCCACAATTAAGGCAGCCAGCACCAGTTTTTCTGCGGAGCATCTGTACCGTGCAGCAGCTGCTAAACCCTTCTCAATGTATAAAAGCTGAAACTGCTCACAACGAGTGCCATTTTTAAGAAGCTTTCACCTCCAGTGAGTTCCAGTGTGGGAGATGAACACTgcatcttgtttttttgtgtcttGGTTTCTTCTGAAGCAAGCGAACTGCATCGTGCTTGGAGCAAGCTCACTGGTTGCTGCTAGAGATTGTGGGAACAGATGGTTATTGGGAGATAGGGGCTCAGCAGGTGGACTAGCACAGTCATTAACATACACAATGCCATCCCTACTGCGATTGCATTGCCTCTGCTCTCGAAGCAGAGGCCTTCATCCTTCTATTCACAGAGCATCTATCGCCCTTTCCGCAGCATGCAGGAGAAACGGAACCTTTCACTGCTCTGTATGATTCATATTGTAGCAGACAATGACTACCAGCTCCTACTGCCAAAGCAAATCACACAAACTAATCACTCTTGTAGGGAGAAAAAACTCTCATTATTTACAACACCCCCTTTCATTGGCCACATGTGATTAACTCCCACGTACAAGTAACTCCACGCTGGGATATTGCATTAGCAGAAATCCTTGAGGTGACAATGTAGCTGCGTTTTCTGCAGTGTGAGTGTTGATTGCTTTGTGTTTGATTGTAGCCTGAGGTGTCTATGCCGTGTGCATTGCTAGTTACGCTCTGTGTTTGCGTGTGCAAAGTtctctgtgtgtgcagggtgtgcGGAGTAGCGATGGAATATTCTTTCAAACAGAGAGATCAGCACTCTTCTATAGAGTGGAACGGGGGTTGTTTATTTCGTTCATTTATGTATTGCTTTCCTTTGCATGCATTCTTTTTTGATACAGTGGtgcataaatacattataaaaatgaacaagCTATTTTTTGCAGCTATAGTAGTCTATAGGTAGACTTTATTTCAAGCCACGCCGCGTTTAAAAGCATTATGTGACTATTTCAAATTCAAGTTCTGTCTTAAGTTCCctggaaaacaatgcagatttaaaaccttttaatgaACAAAAGCTATGGACTGTCAGGGTTACTTGAGCACTGGGGTTGATGGCCACTGCTCTATAAGCACCATGTACAGTAGCAGACAGTGTGATATACAGCGCTGCACTGCTTCAATCTCAGGGTTGTCTATTCCATATATAAATCTCACCCTCTTTCATCACCAGGTTTACAATGTAATCAGGCACTGTCGATTGAAATATAGCCTTGTACCATACTCCTGTATTAAAAGCAATTGTGAGTCCTAACTGGTTAATGCCTTTGCAAAGCGCCCCTCTGCCTGTTTTGCTGgtctatgaaaaacaaaatcagccaGGTTGCGCATGGACTTGTTTTTGGTGGGTAGTTTCTGCCCTCTTGTTGTCTTTAACAAGAACCTGCCTTGAAGTCACCGGATTGGAAATTAACGGCTGTGATCCGATCCCTGGTTTGATGGGCACAGCCGGGTCCTGACCTCCTGGGGGTTAGCTGTGAGTCCAGCAGCTAACGAGAGGCGGTGACTGTTGGGGAGGGGGTATTTATAGACCAAAAACCAAACGAAACATCTGTAAGGAGAATAGTCGGGTATAAGAACAACCAGTGAACCGTCAGGGATTGGTCCAAACCCCACTGCATTCCAGGCTGTCCCTAGAGTCTTGTGTCTAGAATgccttttaatgtttaataaaatattaaggtAGCACGTGGTGTGTTCGGTGTATCTTATTCCAACAGACATAGTTTAATGCATCCGAGCTCTGCTTTGCAGTCCAAGAAGAGACACccagcacacacgcacacgcacacgcacacgcagagCACACGCACAGCAcgagcgcacacacacagagcacagagcacagcaagTACAGTAAGGTATATCGTGCATTGTGCTCTGCATAGAATTTCACTGTCCCAGATCGAATCTAAAGCTGGCTAGTGTATTGAGTACAGCAGCTCGATACGAATGCGCAGTTCATTCTCTGGGTGTCTGTTGATTTCCTGTAGCTGCCAACAGCCCAGGCTAGAGAAAACAAGCTGTTCTGTCCAGGATAGACAGGGTTTGTGAAGGCGTATTGGCGTGTGCTAGATACAGCTACACACTATAATACTACGCTCGCCATCCCAAACCGTCTTAGTGTGGGTCGGTGAAACATGgcctgtttttaaatgaattgtggAAGATCTGTTGCACAGTAGACGCCTTCGGGCCGAATATCATCCGATTTACCCCCGAGGTACCTCTTTTGAGCTCGAGGGTGCGAGAGGCAGCTGGTttcatttcatatttattaaacaatcgCTGTGTCTTTATGTGTttcaatgccccccccccccgtagctCCCCTTCGGAGAGGATGGCTGCTCTTCCCTGGTGCCCAGCCCTGCTCCTCGCCCTGCTGCTGGTGGGTGACTTCACCCTGATGGACAGCGCCGAGCCCGGCTCTGGAAACAAGAAGAGGGTCTCCTCTCAGCAGCCGACGGGCACTGCCAACTACCTCCAGAGCCCTGAGCTGTGGGCACAGCAGCCAGGGCACCACCGCAGACAGAGAGGCCGCAAGGACAAGGCCAGCACGGGGCTGCTGTCTAGAGAGGTGCAGCAGCTGGGCCGGCCCGAGGACGACGGCACGGGCCTGGAGGGGCTGACCCCGGTGAGGCTGGAGCTGGGGGAGAGGGAGAGTCGGACCTTGGCCCTACAGGACGAGCACCATGGAGGGGGGTTCCTGGGGTTCGGGATCCCCTTCCACGAGCGAGACAACCACCCGCCCAGCGCAGAGTCCATGCTGAAGGGCAGGAAGCAGCACAAGAAGCACAGGGGCAAGGACAAGGCCAGGCACGACAAAGGTGAGGGGTCAGGAGTGTTCTGTAAACACAGGATCTGAGGGGTCAGGGGCGTCCTGTAAACACAGGATCTGAGGGGTCAGGAGCATTCTGTAAACACAGATCTGAGGGGTCAGGGGCGTCCTATAAACACAGGATCAGAGGGGTCAGGGGCGTTCTATAAACGCAGGGCCCTGTTCACAGAGTTATTGAAAGGTCTGTTTTGAGGCATGACAGGAGATTGGCTATTGATGAAACTGTCCCATAGTATTCCATGAATATCAAgctgtattttattcacaaaGATGCAGTCTGTCCCTTATCTTTTCCAGGATCcttcaaaaatttttttttttaaattgctcaacATTTGCTCAATTGGGATATGAGCAATTCCCTATAAAATGGGTTTCACTGGGTATCCATGTGATAAAGGACATTTTCACCGTGTAACCCTATGATACAGGATGTGTGAGTtgctggttttctgtttgttttttaactgggGTGTGGAAATGAAATTTGAACGGCTTATTCAATTTCTAACATTATCTACAGTGCAGAGATTTTACTTTCCATTCCCTGGCTCCACATGTTGTTTAGATGAGGTTTCCAGATGTCCTTGGGCTTCTAATACAATATATCATCATGGTTATCCATTCAGAACATCTTCCTATCTGAGCACTTCACCGCGCTCCTCCCACACAGCCAGTGATTCATCGATGTCAAGTATCTAAAGATGCGAAACGAGAAGCAACACAATTCTGAATGCTGATTTAATGACATTTGTTACAAAGCTCAGTAACTGTGCAGCTCTGCCCTTCATGGATTGGAGCCATCATATCTCCAAGAGCTGCTAACTCTGTGCATTCCTGTTCGTTCTGTGGCATCAGAAAACGAAGAGCTCTTCCAAGCAATCTGCTCCGAATCAGCTGGAGCTTTTTGCTGTCAGGATTCTCGCTTGTGAACTCTGTTCCAGCTGACGTTAGGCAGGTTCAAACACTGGACTCTATTAAATCAAAATTGAAAACCTACTTTTATGACTGTGCTTTTATATACCTGGTTCTAGCTGGAGTgtattgtgcatatttatttacttagtttgtttttaagtttgtaCAGTGCTCTGGATGCCATGTTGTGAAGGGCGctgtatgtgttgtgttgtgttgtgttgtcacAATCACACTGTAATCCTGCACCAGGGCGGTTTGTGGATCCAGAGCCGGGTTTGCTATTGAAGCAGGTGGAGGTGTTTGATGAGCCCCCCTCGGAGAGTGCCTCCCCCTCCTCACCCCCTGCGCCCCCCTCCTTCAGCACCAGctacaccatcaccaccaccaccaccctggTGACCATGGCAACGAGCCAGGAGCCCCCAGCACCGCCCCCCGCCGCCACACGACCAAAGGTATGCCtgtctgtgtctgcctgcctTCTGTCTCTCTCCAGTCGTTTATTAGAATTCAGAGTGTTTGCTTCCTTGTGGGTTATTAATCTGTTCCTCTGCTAGTTGATCTCTTAATTAGAGCTGATTGTGTCAGAAGTTATAACTCACATGATTAATTCTTGACAGGTGTAGCACTAAGTGAGCCAAGTTGGAGAATTTAATGAAATTGCTTTTTGGGATTATCCCGGTGTATTGCTCCCCTAGGGTTGCTGCTGCATCTGGCTGCTTTCACACCTTGCATTTCATAATGAGATTTCCCCACACCTCTGTCAGTGCTGCTCACCACGGCTGTGATTGGAGCAGAAATATTTACACTGCTGGAGAGTGTGTGTCCCGTTAGCCCATATGCTCCTCAGCCACACACACTACAGTTCTCTCTGCTGTTGTCAcgttgtgtgcagtgtgtgctgcTTCTGTTTTTGTTGCTCTTTCTTTTTACTCCCTGATCTTGAACCATTAATCATCTCCAGCATCCTTCAGCGCATCTGGCAGATGCGTTCTAAACACGTTTCCGTGCACTAATTATGTTTTGGCCCGCTCTGCAGCCGTGGCTATTGAGGGAACAGGCGCACAGCAGCGTGGATGCCTGCAAGCTTGCCACATCTCTCCCCTGCATGTTTTTAATAAGCTAAACCAATGTGTGGCGAGACCTGTGTCTTTATTTTCAGAAACCCTCGCAGGGGCGTGTGAGGTCAGACGGTGATGTCATGCCAACTCTGGACATGGCCCTCTTTGATTGGACGGACTATGAGGACCTCAAACCTGCTTGGCCCTCCTCCAGGAAGAAAGGCGAGACCGCAATTCTGACTAAATATTTCAACATCTTTCAAAACTGTGTTCACGCTTCCTGACTTGTCGCTTATCATAAAGTGTTCCCGTGCAGGTACTCTAGCAGGGATGCGaggaagactcccattgcatagcactttgagcCTTTCCGTGTTTACTGGGAATTTAGGCAAACCACTAACTctccagtaaaaccaggaatgtctCTGACCGCTTTCCAATGGGATTCCTGTTTCGAAAGTACTCGCTATGCAATCATTTCCCAATCCAGTACCAAGCATTCAGAGCACTATGGGCAGCGCCGGGgagattccttttaaaatcacttcCCAATTCTGATTCCAATCCCTTTGGAAGGAATTTCAGTTGGAATTGATGTTTTAGAGACGTGGTAATCACAGTGATTGTTCAGTTGAAGACATTTTACTCCACCAACAGTAAACTGTCAccactgtgagaagctcgttTTACCGGAAagctgctaattgcaattttgatgaGTTGGAATTGATAATGGGAATGGGAATTGTagatttggaattgattttaaaaaggaacaggaCTCGACCCAAGCCTGACTCTGGGCAGCGGTATTGCCGATGCAGTCTGGCAGCGTCCTGAcctgcagtgtttcctgcagaCAAGCGCCGCAGCAAGACCCTCAGCAGCGGGAACGAGACTCTGGAGGGTGAGG from Polyodon spathula isolate WHYD16114869_AA chromosome 16, ASM1765450v1, whole genome shotgun sequence includes these protein-coding regions:
- the LOC121329170 gene encoding draxin-A-like, encoding MAALPWCPALLLALLLVGDFTLMDSAEPGSGNKKRVSSQQPTGTANYLQSPELWAQQPGHHRRQRGRKDKASTGLLSREVQQLGRPEDDGTGLEGLTPVRLELGERESRTLALQDEHHGGGFLGFGIPFHERDNHPPSAESMLKGRKQHKKHRGKDKARHDKGRFVDPEPGLLLKQVEVFDEPPSESASPSSPPAPPSFSTSYTITTTTTLVTMATSQEPPAPPPAATRPKKPSQGRVRSDGDVMPTLDMALFDWTDYEDLKPAWPSSRKKDKRRSKTLSSGNETLEGEAEAEPCDHHLDCLPGSCCDLRQHVCKPHNHGLNNKCFDNCMCEEGLRCYAKFHRNRRVTRRRGRCISPESADSDQGSFITA